TGCTTTACCATTTTACAGTATTTCTTTTGCGCATTAGCAATTTGCTTCTCCTGATGCTACATCCAATGCTGCAGTCAGCTGAGTTAGCACGTTTATTTCTCTTAGGGATGCTTTTACCATTTAATTTCTTTTGCTGACACCCTAAGATGACTAGATTCTGACAAGCAATGTGCTCCTGGTTTTCACAGGCTAGCAGCATCCGACAGCCATGGCGAAGCATCACCCCGATCTGATCATGTGCCGGAAGCAGCCCGGCATCGCCATCGGCCGCCTGTGTGAGAAGTGCGACGGCAAGTGCGTCATCTGCGACTCGTACGTGCGCCCCTGCACCCTCGTCCGCGTCTGCGACGAGTGCAACTACGGCTCGTTCCAGGGGAGGTGCGTCATCTGCGGAGGGGTGGGCATCTCGGACGCCTACTACTGCAAGGAGTGCACGCAGCAGGAGAAGGACCGCGACGGGTGCCCCAAGATCGTGAACCTGGGGAGCGCCAAGACCGACCTCTTCTACGAGCGCAAGAAGTACGGTTTTAAGAAGCGATAGACGAACGAGGCTGGTTCGTCAGGCCCTTTGGGGGGCCTCATTTTGTGCTGTTGTGGCATGCTGGCATTTGATCGATACCAAGAGTAGGTTTGCCGAACGAACAGCGCTGTATTCATGGTATGGTTTGGTACTGATAGGAGAATACAACCCTCTGATCTTTGATCTGTAATAACTGTTTGTGATGTATGGTCTGAAGTGAGTCTAGCTGGACTCTCAACTGCTTATGCGGTGGCATGCGCCGTGACTTGAAATGTGGATCGAGATGACTGGCTTCCCGTGCCGTGTCATTGTCTTGGCCGTTGCAAGTTGCGACGACGTGACATGGTTGTTATCTGGAAATGAAGCAAGCTGGCAGCCGATGGCGCCTAGTGTGCTTTTCAGAGAGCCAGCTGGAAGTGCTTTGATCAGTGTCCCGTCTGCGTGGTTGAGCCTGTGGGCAGGGCACTTGTAGCGCTTAGGCATGTCCAGAATCCTGTATCGCAGCTTTCAGAACTGTGAAGATGCTTCGCGGCGATCCCCACAGGATTGTGGTTTCTGGTTTCTTCAGGTGGAGGTTACATACATGTAGCCACGTAGGGTTACCTCTGTTACCAGCAAAGCGTTCGAAAGTTGAATGAAAGGAGCCCCAGGCTGAGACTGAGATGATAAAGTAAAATAAGGCACAAAGTCAGCGAATCAAAGTCAGGGGAGGGGGGCACAGGGCACGCTGAAAATACAGTGCCGCCACGGTGATGATGGCAGGAACCCACCCAAACTGTgcactttcatcatcatcatcataagcaGCAGGTCCCTGTCAAGGAGGAGTTCCTGTCCAGTACGCCTCCTTAAAACGCTAACCTCCGACTAACCTGCTTCTGTCAAGCAGTATAGTACTGTACGTCTCATGGACCTTGCTCAATCTGCTAACCAACTATGGTAAAATTACGCGCCGTCTTGCATGACCTACCGGTTACGGATCGTAGCGGCACGATTACGTATTTGCCCTCGGGGCGAGCTGATAGGTGGAGGGCAACCTGGTAACTTCACACGATCTGGCCTGGATTTAGGGTCAGGTTAGGTTTAGGTTTGTGTTCGGATTAAATCAAATCGTGGCAGCGTCGATCTCGGCTCGGCTCGGTGGGGTGGGAAGCTGCACGCGAACTTATAAAGGAGAAAACACAAGGGGGAAAAGAAAGAAACGCAAATCGACGCGACGACAAATAACAAAGGGGCAGCGGGCAGAGCGGTGCCGACGCCAGCCACCACATCCTCCACCCCGCCTCTTCACCACCTCCCGTCTCCCgactcctcccccctccctccaaatccgccgccgccgccgggacgcGGAGGCAGGGGATAACCCTAGGCGGCCCCGACCGCGAGCCCTCCCGTCCGTTCTGTCGATCGCCCTGCTGCTGCGGCGTAGGGTGTTCCGCGCGCGCGCGTCTCGTCTCGTCTCGTCTAGATCGGATTCGATTCGGTTTTGTTGCGGGGGGTAGCGACGATGGGGTCGCGGCGGTCGCGGCGCGTTTCGTGGGCCACCGGACCCAGCCTCTGCAAGGTACTGCCACCAACAAACACTTGATGATTCTACTAGTTCAATCCACCGGGCGCGAGGACACGGATTCGCGCTCCAGGACCCGTTCGTCGCCTTTTGCGGATTTTTGGCTTGATTGCGTGCGTCACGATTTGTTTGGCGAATGATTTAATCTGTTGTCGCGTGAGATACGATCCTGCTGTatgcttttgtttttgttttattctctttggagatgCGAGATGCGTGGAGGAGCTGTGTGTAAAACAAACGATGACGACGCATCTAGGTTTTGTGTATCCAGTAAGCGCAGCGGAATAGAATGAGATGTGGATTTCGTTCTGCAAACGTGGCGGAATTGCTGGCGCTGCTGACACGGATATACAGATGCTCATAGCAGATAATAATTTCGGTGCGTGATTAACAGACGACAGAACAAAACGCGATTAATTGAACAACCTCTGCATATGTCTATCGAACAGCATCAGGATGCAGACAATGTGGGGGGAGACAAGCAAAGGGGAACTCCAATGTGAATGATGAGTGAAACACTAAACAATTGCATCTAGTAACaacatgacaccacctgtgaattTGGTATCATATAGCACGTATTTTAGACAAAATTATACAGTATCACATTTAATCTTCCTTCGCTATCATGTATATCTTTTGTTTCAACATTCTCTGTGGTTAACGAGTAGTTGATTGATTAAACTGTCAATTCAACATTATCCTGTTTCATGAGCCAATGCCAACATATATCAAGCAGTATAACCACAGTATTATGCTGAATATTGCTACCACCTAGCGCAACAGTATAGCACGTGGTATCATTAGTGGATTCACATAACTCGGGCATGTGCAGTTACATTTTTCTTGCTGACTAAGCCTGTTCAAACTACAGTGTATGCCATAAATCCAAATTCTCTCTATTAATAATAATAACTAGTGATCGGTCGGTGTACTATCATGCATGCAATACACTGTCACTGATGGCTGACAATCATTTCATAGTTTACCATTCATGATCTCCAGCAGGGACAAAAGCCTTGAGTAAACATTGCAATTTTTCTTAAGCGGGAGTTGTTCCTTAAATTTTTAGATGCGCAATACAGAatatatctcatgcttcacttctaCATAATAATGCCAGTTCATCAAATTAGCACTGTCTGTCTACACAAATTAAGTTATAATAAACAGTATGCATAGCCTGTGCTAATGCACATGTTTGAAGTTTAGAATGCAACAGAATCTAGATTTACACAAAAATAAACACAATAGCCCAGCAGCATATTTGTTCTGGAGGACTGGTAATATGCCTGAGCTTAATCATTGGAAATTGAATATagcatgcagaaaacaaaagatatGGGTAAATGCAGCCTATAGTAAAACAAGAATGCAAACAATCAGATGGCACAATTTTAATTTAAGTTCATTCAGAAATTAGTGATTCACTAGGTTCTCCTGTTTTCTGTTAAAGAACGTTGTTTGTCCTGTTAAACCATGTGAAGCTCTTATAATTTATCACATTGTTTTTCTGGAGCTAGAGGCATTAGATGGCCATTTATTCAGCAAAATTCTTTGTATATGCTATAAAGTACCAATGGTGAAGTTCACTTTACTCATTGTTCAGCATGAGATACCATTATTTAATGAGATAATGCATTTATTAGCTGAAGCCAAGGGACCATTATATACAACTACTATATGGAAGCTTGTCTTCTCAGTTACCATCCCTAAGTGATTGCATTTTTATATCTGCAAAACCACAGATTTCTTGTTCGTACTTGTCATTGCTTGATTATTGTCTTGTCAGTTACTTTGTACTCTCCCCGCAAAAAGAAGTTACTTTGCACTCATGCTTGCCATTACTCGATTTTTCGCTCATAGATCAGCCTTTTACATGTGTGCTATGCACTATGATGCTAAGTTTAGGTTGATAAGTCTAGTCATTGACTCCCTGGATCATACATATCTTTCTTGGCTCACATTCGTTACAGCTTTACAGCATATGCTTGCGATGACAGGAAAatgtgcatatatgtatttttgttctaGTCATATCAATCCATTTGCTGCTGCACTATGTGTAAATCGTTTATATGATTTTCAGTGTGTGTTGTTGAAAGCCTTCACTTCATGGTATCTAGCATCATTTCTTAGCTTGCACTACTTATCCATATAAAAATCTCAAGCGGTTGTTCTGCCTATAGAATTTTACTGGTATTATCATATATGACAGAACCTGTCCTCAAAATCTGCTTTAAATTTCTTGGACATTAGAATACCTTGATTGAGCTACATTTCTTTTGTTGTAGATAGTATAAAGTCCTGAACATACGTTGTGGTAAGGCTGAAGAAAATCATCTTCTATATTACCTGATTTACATTGAAAAAGGTCTAAACTGCACTAATATTTCACTGAACCGCTCCTCAAAATCTCATTTTGTTTTGTTTGAGATCTGAGTGCCCTGATTGTGCTAATATTATTTTTCTTGAGATCAGAGTGCCCTGATTATGCTACTATTAATTTCTTAAGAATTATATGAAATCCTGAATCGGGATTCTGTGAAGAGTTAGAAGAAAATCATCTCTCTTACCTGATTCCAATTAAATTTTATAGACACCATTCATCACATCTATGCAATGAACAAACAGTATGTGATTATTTGTCCATAAACATTGGCTATTTTCTTATTCTGTAAAATATTGTTAGTTGGATATACAGTCAGCCGTACACCTTCTTCCCGATTCAAGAAATTTTTTATGGGTAGTGCTATAGGTTCAAGGTGTGCTTTGTATCAGTCCTGAAGAGAATAGTTAATTAGGTTCAAGGTGTTCTTTGTATCAGTTTTTGTATAGTAATTATCCGAACGCAGTGAGTTAGCATAGATTTTTCGTTTCCTGTCACTAAAACATTGTAAAATGTAAATATTAACACCACTTGACATATTTGTTAATCTGTCAGGTAAGGCTGTTCATATCTGAGGATTCCCCTTCTCAAGCTGGATTAAGACCTCAAGACAATCTCCAAGCAAAAGGCTCAGCATCCTTAATGCATGCTGCTAGCCCGAGTTCAGATGATTCCCTGCCTCCGGGTTTTGAGTCACTGCAGCCAACCAATGACCTCAAAATTGACATATCTCAAATTCCTCTTATTAGGTGGAAATGCCCACCACATGTAAGACTCATGATTTAGACTGCCGTGTTGCACAAACTTTCTAGATATTTTCAATATCGTCTCATTTTTCTATATTGTCTTGGTTTCAGATATTGCTGAACCCAAACTGGCACCTTGCCTCTGGAGAAGAAAGCAGGGAGATTGCTGTACAAAATGAGAGAATGTTTGGAGTGCTTGAGGCTATTTATCCACGTGCATCGAACATTCCTCCaaagtaagcaagcttctcatatATGTTTACAGATTCTCCTTTTTGACGCTTCATATTTGTTATTCATATAAGCTCTTTGTGCCAATCCAGCCCATTTGTTTCTCCTGATGTGAAAGACTCCCATTATGATGACTCCGGAACCCCATTGGTTCCTGTGATCCCTGTCGAAGATGATGATGCTTCAGATCAGTCGGAAGGACCATTGCTTGATCAACCAAACGATTACCATCAGTTCGATAACTATGGCCCTGCAGAAATCAATGGGCTGCAAGTGTCAAATACTCCAATTACTCCTGCACAACAGCAGCCTGGTGGATCCACTGGCGTTGAAGCTGATGTGTTGGCTGCAGCCTCTGCTGCATACACTGCAATAATGCAGAGCAACCAAAAGGGAAGTATGGTTGACCGAGATCTACTTGTTAAAATACTAAGTGATCCTGTACAAGTTGAGAGGTTAATGAAAGAATACAACCAAATTAGAAATGAACAATCTACTAGTAGTTCTGTTGTTGCCCCAATGCCACCGTGTCCACCCCCCCAAATGACAATGACTGCCCCTGCCTCATATTCCAATCATATGACAACTTTCCAGAACACAAATTCCACCCTGCCACCTCCATCACCAATGGCCCCACTGCCAATGATGAATCGACCGCCTCAAGGATATCCTCCAGTTCCCATGAATCATCCACCCGGTTCTAGTCCAGCTATGAATCTTCCACCGGCAGCTATGAATCATCGACCAGGTTCAAATCCACCTATGAGTCATCCACCAGGTTCAAATCCACCTATGAGTCGTCCACCAGGTTCCAATCCACCTATGAGTCGTCCACCAGGTTCAAATCCACCTATGAGTCGTCCACCGGGGTCAAATCCAGCTATGAGTCATCCACCGGGTTCAAATCCAGCTATGAGTCATCCATTGGGCTCAAATCCAGCTATGAGTCATGCACCGGGTTCAAATCCAGCTATGAGTTATCCACCGGGTTCAAGTAGTCCAGCTATGAATTTTTCAGGTGCTCCACCAAGGGCTATCAACTATTACAAAACCCTTATCCATCAGCATGGTGGTGAGAGGCAGGAATCATTTGAACAACATGGAAGGCAGTTTGGAATGTACCATCAATCTGTTCCTCCCCAAACTAATGGTATTGATGCTATGAACGGTGCTTCTATGGTGAACAGAGATACGAAAACGAGGCCAACAAGACCATGTGCCTACTTCAACGGCCCGAGAGGGTGTCGCAACGGAGCTAATTGCACGTTTCTACATGACTCATCTGCCACTTCAAGGCAGCAGGAGCAACAGAACGGCTCGAAAAGGATAAAGTTAGACAGCAGAATAACTGGTCGAAATTGAGCTGTTGGCTGCTATTCATGTTTTTGACTGTTCTTTGGTTCAATATCTTTTCACATGCATGGTTCAGTAAATATGTCAGACGCCAGCTCCCTGTCCTGTTGACTCCCTCCCAGTAGCTTGCCTTCTCTCCTTTTTATAGCCAAAAAGATGTTCTGGAAGAAAAGGGAAATACTTCCATCTTATATTGGAGCTCAGATTTTTACTGAACCATTATACACCGTTATTGAAGCACTTAAATCGTGGCTAGTTTCATGCTGCGTTAGTGGAGACTGTTCTGGTTTTAATTTGTGTGAAAATTGTATTTTTACTGGACACAGTTTTAACTTGTGTGAAAAATAGTTTCTTACGGGACAGTTTTAACTTATATGAAAacttaattactccctccgtcccataatataagagtgtttttgacactacgAGTAGACAACAAAGGAACCAATAATGATAATTGCTTACTTCAAGGAACTAGTCACTTTATTTTTGAGTTAAAAGTAGTTTAAATTACATTTGTATTATTTGAACTATGTTATTCTCCTGTGCCATAATATAGTGcatattacttgctttgttttaatTTAGTCAGCATATTAGCTTTCattgaagtcaaactttataaagtttgaccaagtttatagaaaaaatatatgAGCAATTACAATAACAAATCTATATAATGTGAAAATATATTCAATGATGAATTtaatggtattgatttggtattgtatGTGTTAATATTTTTTCTATATATTTTTGTCAAGGTACATAAATTTTGATTTCAAACACAACTAATATTCGGACTGAAAAAACAGGAGGAAGTAGATATTTTGTGAAATCAAACACACTGACCAACTTTATAAAAAATATATGACCTTTTTCAATACTGAATTTGTATCATATAGAAATATATCTTGTGATAAATCTAATGGTTTTGATTTGTAAAGGTTCATAGTTTTCTATAAAAACTTGGTTAATATAAAGTTTGATTTAAGACGAAACTATAATGGTAATATGCAGCATGTTTTGGCTGGAAGAAAGTAAATCATGTTCTGGCTCAAAGAAAATACTATAACGCACGCCAATTTCAGAAATATGTATACTATaataagtctttttagaaattcCAACAAGgaactacatatgaagcaaaataagtgaatctacactttaaaatatgtctatatatatttgTATGTTATAGttcatttgaaacctctaaaaagacttatatttagaaacatgtTATATttcatttgaaacctctaaaaaaacttatatttagaaacggagggagtagatttttcTTTCCGTCTTGCATGGGTCACCCTCACCCGGATGAGAAACAAACACGCGCATTCTCCTCATGAGATGTCTACATGTTTTTCGAAAGCATGTCTTCATCGCGGTTTAATTACGTGTACCGACTGACTATTATGTGTaggggggtgtttggttcagaagtacTAGGAcgtcccagggactaatcaaaaaagactctttagtagagtctttttctagtccctgtagaaaaagtccctcccgtttggtttctagagactttttagggactttttctagtctctgggactaaaaagtccctgaaccaaacacccctaGATCGATAGAGTCAATTCGGATTTCGGAAAGCGTTACGTACCAGCGTATTTACGTATACGTAGTGCATGCATGCACATGCACTTGAGCATGCTGGGCTGATGACTAGGTTAACCGTCTAGCTTAGCTAGCTACTGGTCACTATCTAATCTAGATCAGCCAATCAATATTGCGTCCGTGCGTGTCGTGGGTGTTCCGGTAGTCTGTACCGGCTAACTGCTCCGGTAGCGACGTGCTACGTACGTTGTTGGCacgcacactgccggagcaggcGACCGATCCATGCGTGATTTTGCGTGGCCATCGTACTCGTGTCGTTCCGCCAGCTTCGCGCGCAGCACGCACGGGACGACGGCGACGTCGCTCTGCAGCATGCACGTCGTCGGTGCAGCGGACCAGGCGCGCCGTGTGCGTCCAACCGAACCCGCACGGAAGCGTCTCGTGTCTAGCTTGGTCTCCGTCCACCACAGCAGCTCCCACGTTTACTAGTCGCGTGAGCTAGGGCCGGCGATGAGCGTACGCATGTGATGTGCCCGAACCAGCCCAACCGAACTCGAAGGGGTTTTTCCCTAGAAAAAGGAGCGCCAGACAGGGATATTCGGCGGTTATCCTGCCGGTCGACTGGTTGATGAACGCCGTGCCGCGTTACCAGTGCACTTTTTTTTTCCGAAAGTATGCGAAACGCGTACCATTGCTTTATAGGAGAGAGTATAGTACAAAGCTTTCACCCAAGTGAGAAGCAAGAAGAAGAGGAAACGAAAGAAACGGAAGCAAAACAAGCAATACTGCTCACAAATAGCCACGAAAGCAAAACAAGCACGCCTATTTTTTTTATGCGtgaaaacttctgatctattcatcttcaagtATGACAGTACAACAAACATTAGAAATAACAAAAATTACATCcatatccgtagaccacctagcaacaactacaagcactgaagcgagtcgaaggcgcgccaccgtcattgcccctccctcgccggagccgggcaaaacttgttgtagttgacagtcgaaaagtcgtcgtgcgaaggccccataggaccagcgcagcagaacagcaaccgccgccgataaaaaatagcgtagatcggaaggatccaacctgaaaacaaAACAAGCAAGCCTAT
This region of Triticum aestivum cultivar Chinese Spring chromosome 2D, IWGSC CS RefSeq v2.1, whole genome shotgun sequence genomic DNA includes:
- the LOC123054792 gene encoding PHD finger-like domain-containing protein 5A is translated as MAKHHPDLIMCRKQPGIAIGRLCEKCDGKCVICDSYVRPCTLVRVCDECNYGSFQGRCVICGGVGISDAYYCKECTQQEKDRDGCPKIVNLGSAKTDLFYERKKYGFKKR
- the LOC123054790 gene encoding zinc finger CCCH domain-containing protein 30, with amino-acid sequence MGSRRSRRVSWATGPSLCKVRLFISEDSPSQAGLRPQDNLQAKGSASLMHAASPSSDDSLPPGFESLQPTNDLKIDISQIPLIRWKCPPHILLNPNWHLASGEESREIAVQNERMFGVLEAIYPRASNIPPNPFVSPDVKDSHYDDSGTPLVPVIPVEDDDASDQSEGPLLDQPNDYHQFDNYGPAEINGLQVSNTPITPAQQQPGGSTGVEADVLAAASAAYTAIMQSNQKGSMVDRDLLVKILSDPVQVERLMKEYNQIRNEQSTSSSVVAPMPPCPPPQMTMTAPASYSNHMTTFQNTNSTLPPPSPMAPLPMMNRPPQGYPPVPMNHPPGSSPAMNLPPAAMNHRPGSNPPMSHPPGSNPPMSRPPGSNPPMSRPPGSNPPMSRPPGSNPAMSHPPGSNPAMSHPLGSNPAMSHAPGSNPAMSYPPGSSSPAMNFSGAPPRAINYYKTLIHQHGGERQESFEQHGRQFGMYHQSVPPQTNGIDAMNGASMVNRDTKTRPTRPCAYFNGPRGCRNGANCTFLHDSSATSRQQEQQNGSKRIKLDSRITGRN